The following coding sequences lie in one Oryctolagus cuniculus chromosome 7, mOryCun1.1, whole genome shotgun sequence genomic window:
- the MAGOH gene encoding protein mago nashi homolog isoform X2 codes for MESDFYLRYYVGHKGKFGHEFLEFEFRPDGKLRYANNSNYKNDVMIRKEAYVHKSVMEELKRIIDDSEITKEDDALWPPPDRVGRQELEIVIGDEHISFTTSKIGSLIDVNQSKDPEGLRVFYYLVQDLKCLVFSLIGLHFKIKPI; via the exons ATGGAGAGTGACTTTTACCTGCGCTACTACGTGGGTCACAAGGGCAAGTTCGGCCACGAGTTCCTGGAGTTTGAGTTCCGACCTGACG GGAAATTGAGATACGCCAACAACAGTAATTACAAAAATGATGTCATGATCAGAAAAGAG GCTTATGTACATAAAAGTGTGATGGAGGAACTGAAGAGAATAATTGATGACAGTGAAATTACCAAAGAAGATGATGCTTTGTGGCCTCCTCCTGACCGAGTGGGCCGGCAG GAGCTTGAAATCGTTATTGGTGATGAACACATTTCTTTCACAACATCGAAAATTGGTTCCCTTATTGATGTCAATCAGTCCAA GGACCCAGAAGGCTTACGAGTATTTTATTATCTTGTCCAGGACCTGAAGTGTTTGGTCTTCAGTCTTATTGGATTACACTTCAAGATTAAACCAATCTAG
- the MAGOH gene encoding protein mago nashi homolog isoform X1 gives MFVERPPVPGCIPLSGETAARIDKFPLLELVFWCWERGHKHSGKLRYANNSNYKNDVMIRKEAYVHKSVMEELKRIIDDSEITKEDDALWPPPDRVGRQELEIVIGDEHISFTTSKIGSLIDVNQSKDPEGLRVFYYLVQDLKCLVFSLIGLHFKIKPI, from the exons ATGTTTGTTGAGCGCCCGCCTGTGCCAGGCTGTATCCCACTTTCTGGGGAAACAGCAGCCAGGATAGACAAGTTTCCCCTCCTGGAACTTGTGTTTTGGTGCTGGGAGAGAGGTCATAAACACAGTG GGAAATTGAGATACGCCAACAACAGTAATTACAAAAATGATGTCATGATCAGAAAAGAG GCTTATGTACATAAAAGTGTGATGGAGGAACTGAAGAGAATAATTGATGACAGTGAAATTACCAAAGAAGATGATGCTTTGTGGCCTCCTCCTGACCGAGTGGGCCGGCAG GAGCTTGAAATCGTTATTGGTGATGAACACATTTCTTTCACAACATCGAAAATTGGTTCCCTTATTGATGTCAATCAGTCCAA GGACCCAGAAGGCTTACGAGTATTTTATTATCTTGTCCAGGACCTGAAGTGTTTGGTCTTCAGTCTTATTGGATTACACTTCAAGATTAAACCAATCTAG
- the CZIB gene encoding CXXC motif containing zinc binding protein isoform X2 has translation MGKIALQLKATLENVTNLRPVGEDFRWYLKMKCGNCGEISEKWQYIRQMDTVALKGGRGSASMVQKCKLCARENSIEILSSTIKSYNAEDNEKFKTIVEFECRGLEPVDFQPQAGFAAEGVESGTVFSDINLQEKVRDSGTLQGLDRL, from the exons ATGGGG AAAATCGCGCTGCAGCTCAAAGCCACGCTGGAGAATGTCACCAACCTCCGGCCCGTGGGCGAGGACTTCCGGTGGTACCTCAAG ATGAAATGTGGCAACTGTGGTGAGATTTCAGAGAAGTGGCAGTACATCCGGCAGATG GACACTGTGGCCCTAAAGGGAGGCCGTGGCAGCGCCTCTATGGTCCAGAAGTGCAAGCTGTGCGCGCGGGAAAACTCCATCG AGATTTTGAGCAGCACCATCAAGTCTTACAAT GCTGAAGACAATGAAAAGTTCAAGACAATAGTAGAATTTGAATGCCGGGGCCTCGAACCAGTTGATTTCCagccccag GCCGGGTTTGCTGCGGAAGGTGTGGAGTCGGGGACAGTCTTCAGTGACATTAATCTGCAGGAGAAGGTGCGAGACTCGGGAACCTTGCAAG GACTGGACCGACTATGA
- the CZIB gene encoding CXXC motif containing zinc binding protein isoform X1 produces the protein MGKIALQLKATLENVTNLRPVGEDFRWYLKMKCGNCGEISEKWQYIRQMDTVALKGGRGSASMVQKCKLCARENSIEILSSTIKSYNAEDNEKFKTIVEFECRGLEPVDFQPQAGFAAEGVESGTVFSDINLQEKDWTDYDEKAQESVGIYEVTHQFLKC, from the exons ATGGGG AAAATCGCGCTGCAGCTCAAAGCCACGCTGGAGAATGTCACCAACCTCCGGCCCGTGGGCGAGGACTTCCGGTGGTACCTCAAG ATGAAATGTGGCAACTGTGGTGAGATTTCAGAGAAGTGGCAGTACATCCGGCAGATG GACACTGTGGCCCTAAAGGGAGGCCGTGGCAGCGCCTCTATGGTCCAGAAGTGCAAGCTGTGCGCGCGGGAAAACTCCATCG AGATTTTGAGCAGCACCATCAAGTCTTACAAT GCTGAAGACAATGAAAAGTTCAAGACAATAGTAGAATTTGAATGCCGGGGCCTCGAACCAGTTGATTTCCagccccag GCCGGGTTTGCTGCGGAAGGTGTGGAGTCGGGGACAGTCTTCAGTGACATTAATCTGCAGGAGAAG GACTGGACCGACTATGATGAAAAAGCTCAGGAGAGTGTGGGAATCTACGAGGTCACCCATCAGTTTCTGAAGTGCTGA
- the CZIB gene encoding CXXC motif containing zinc binding protein isoform X4, translated as MGMKCGNCGEISEKWQYIRQMDTVALKGGRGSASMVQKCKLCARENSIEILSSTIKSYNAEDNEKFKTIVEFECRGLEPVDFQPQAGFAAEGVESGTVFSDINLQEKDWTDYDEKAQESVGIYEVTHQFLKC; from the exons ATGGGG ATGAAATGTGGCAACTGTGGTGAGATTTCAGAGAAGTGGCAGTACATCCGGCAGATG GACACTGTGGCCCTAAAGGGAGGCCGTGGCAGCGCCTCTATGGTCCAGAAGTGCAAGCTGTGCGCGCGGGAAAACTCCATCG AGATTTTGAGCAGCACCATCAAGTCTTACAAT GCTGAAGACAATGAAAAGTTCAAGACAATAGTAGAATTTGAATGCCGGGGCCTCGAACCAGTTGATTTCCagccccag GCCGGGTTTGCTGCGGAAGGTGTGGAGTCGGGGACAGTCTTCAGTGACATTAATCTGCAGGAGAAG GACTGGACCGACTATGATGAAAAAGCTCAGGAGAGTGTGGGAATCTACGAGGTCACCCATCAGTTTCTGAAGTGCTGA
- the CZIB gene encoding CXXC motif containing zinc binding protein isoform X3, with protein sequence MGKIALQLKATLENVTNLRPVGEDFRWYLKMKCGNCGEISEKWQYIRQMDTVALKGGRGSASMVQKCKLCARENSIEILSSTIKSYNAEDNEKFKTIVEFECRGLEPVDFQPQDWTDYDEKAQESVGIYEVTHQFLKC encoded by the exons ATGGGG AAAATCGCGCTGCAGCTCAAAGCCACGCTGGAGAATGTCACCAACCTCCGGCCCGTGGGCGAGGACTTCCGGTGGTACCTCAAG ATGAAATGTGGCAACTGTGGTGAGATTTCAGAGAAGTGGCAGTACATCCGGCAGATG GACACTGTGGCCCTAAAGGGAGGCCGTGGCAGCGCCTCTATGGTCCAGAAGTGCAAGCTGTGCGCGCGGGAAAACTCCATCG AGATTTTGAGCAGCACCATCAAGTCTTACAAT GCTGAAGACAATGAAAAGTTCAAGACAATAGTAGAATTTGAATGCCGGGGCCTCGAACCAGTTGATTTCCagccccag GACTGGACCGACTATGATGAAAAAGCTCAGGAGAGTGTGGGAATCTACGAGGTCACCCATCAGTTTCTGAAGTGCTGA
- the CZIB gene encoding CXXC motif containing zinc binding protein isoform X5 produces MKCGNCGEISEKWQYIRQMDTVALKGGRGSASMVQKCKLCARENSIEILSSTIKSYNAEDNEKFKTIVEFECRGLEPVDFQPQAGFAAEGVESGTVFSDINLQEKDWTDYDEKAQESVGIYEVTHQFLKC; encoded by the exons ATGAAATGTGGCAACTGTGGTGAGATTTCAGAGAAGTGGCAGTACATCCGGCAGATG GACACTGTGGCCCTAAAGGGAGGCCGTGGCAGCGCCTCTATGGTCCAGAAGTGCAAGCTGTGCGCGCGGGAAAACTCCATCG AGATTTTGAGCAGCACCATCAAGTCTTACAAT GCTGAAGACAATGAAAAGTTCAAGACAATAGTAGAATTTGAATGCCGGGGCCTCGAACCAGTTGATTTCCagccccag GCCGGGTTTGCTGCGGAAGGTGTGGAGTCGGGGACAGTCTTCAGTGACATTAATCTGCAGGAGAAG GACTGGACCGACTATGATGAAAAAGCTCAGGAGAGTGTGGGAATCTACGAGGTCACCCATCAGTTTCTGAAGTGCTGA
- the CZIB gene encoding CXXC motif containing zinc binding protein isoform X6, producing MKCGNCGEISEKWQYIRQMDTVALKGGRGSASMVQKCKLCARENSIEILSSTIKSYNAEDNEKFKTIVEFECRGLEPVDFQPQAGFAAEGVESGTVFSDINLQEKVRDSGTLQGLDRL from the exons ATGAAATGTGGCAACTGTGGTGAGATTTCAGAGAAGTGGCAGTACATCCGGCAGATG GACACTGTGGCCCTAAAGGGAGGCCGTGGCAGCGCCTCTATGGTCCAGAAGTGCAAGCTGTGCGCGCGGGAAAACTCCATCG AGATTTTGAGCAGCACCATCAAGTCTTACAAT GCTGAAGACAATGAAAAGTTCAAGACAATAGTAGAATTTGAATGCCGGGGCCTCGAACCAGTTGATTTCCagccccag GCCGGGTTTGCTGCGGAAGGTGTGGAGTCGGGGACAGTCTTCAGTGACATTAATCTGCAGGAGAAGGTGCGAGACTCGGGAACCTTGCAAG GACTGGACCGACTATGA
- the CPT2 gene encoding carnitine O-palmitoyltransferase 2, mitochondrial isoform X1: MVPRLLLLRAWPRGPAAGPGAPCRPLSAGPGPGSYLQRSIVPTMHYQDSLPRLPIPKLEDTIRRYLSAQKPLLDDSQFRKTEQFCKSFENGIGKELHKQLVAQDKRNKHTSYISGPWFDMYLTARDSVVLNFNPFMAFNPDPKPEYNDQLTRATNMTVSAIRFLKTLRAGLLEPEVFHLNPARSDTNTFKKLIRFVPSSLSWYGAYLVNAYPLDMSQYFRLFNSTRLPKPGRDELFTDEKARHLLVLRKGNFYVFDVLDENGDMVSPSEIQAHLKYILSDSSPVPDFPLAYLTSENRDVWAELRQKLATGGNEEALSKVDSAVFCLCLDDFAIRDLVHLSHSMLHGDGTNRWFDKSFNLILAKDGTAAVHFEHAWGDGVAVLRFFNEVFKDSTQTPAVTPQSQPATLDSAVAVQKLSFELSDALKAGISAAREKFDATVRTLTVDCLQFQRGGKEFLKKQKLSPDAVAQLAFQMAFLRQYGRTVATYESCSTAAFKHGRTETIRPASVFTKRCSEAFVREPSKHSAGELQQMMAACSKYHGQLTREAAMGQGFDRHLFALRCLAAAKGIVLPELYLDPAYGQINHNILSTSTLSSPAVSLGGFAPVVPDGFGVGYAVHDNWIGCNVSSYPRRNAREFLQCVEKSLEDMFDALEGKSLRT, translated from the exons GCTGCCTATTCCCAAACTTGAAGACACCATTAGGAGATACCTGAGTGCCCAGAAACCTCTCCTGGATGACAGCCAGTTCAG GAAAACAGAACAATTCTGTAAGAGTTTTGAAAACGGAATTGGAAAAGAACTGCACAAGCAGCTGGTCGCCCAGGACAAGCGGAATAAACACACGAGCTACATCTCAG gCCCCTGGTTTGATATGTACTTAACTGCTCGAGACTCCGTTGTTCTGAACTTTAATCCATTTATGGCCTTCAATCCCGACCCCAAACCCGAGTATAACGACCAGCTCACCCGGGCGACCAACATGACCGTTTCTGCCATCCGCTTTCTGAAGACGCTCCGGGCTGGCCTACTGGAGCCGGAAGTGTTCCACCTGAACCCTGCCAGAAGCGACACCAACACCTTCAAGAAACTCATACGCTTTGTGCCTTCCTCTCTGTCCTGGTACGGGGCCTACTTGGTCAACGCATATCCCCTGGATATGTCCCAGTATTTCCGGCTTTTCAACTCCACGCGTTTACCCAAACCCGGTCGGGATGAACTCTTTACAGATGAAAAGGCTAGACACCTCTTGGTTCTCAGAAAGGGAAATTTCTATGTCTTCGATGTCCTGGATGAAAATGGGGACATGGTGAGCCCCTCAGAAATCCAGGCACATCTGAAGTACATTCTCTCGGACAGCAGCCCGGTCCCCGACTTCCCCCTGGCGTATCTGACCAGCGAGAACCGGGACGTCTGGGCAGAGCTCCGGCAGAAGCTGGCGACTGGCGGCAATGAGGAGGCCCTGAGCAAAGTGGACTCTGCCgtgttctgcctctgcctcgaTGACTTCGCCATCAGGGACCTTGTCCACCTGTCCCACAGCATGCTGCATGGCGACGGCACAAACCGCTGGTTTGATAAGTCCTTCAACCTCATCCTGGCCAAGGACGGCACCGCTGCCGTCCACTTTGAGCACGCCTGGGGAGATGGTGTGGCGGTGCTCAGGTTTTTTAACGAGGTCTTTAAAGACAGCACGCAGACTCCTGCCGTCACTCCGCAGAGCCAGCCGGCCACCCTCGACTCCGCGGTGGCCGTGCAGAAACTCAGCTTCGAGCTGAGTGATGCCCTGAAGGCCGGCATCAGCGCTGCCAGAGAGAAGTTTGACGCCACCGTGAGAACCCTCACTGTTGACTGCTTGCAGTTTCAGAGGGGAGGCAAGGAGTTCTTGAAGAAGCAGAAGCTGAGCCCAGACGCGGTGGCCCAGCTGGCCTTCCAGATGGCCTTCCTCCGGCAGTACGGGCGGACGGTGGCCACCTACGAGTCGTGCAGCACCGCGGCGTTCAAGCACGGCCGCACCGAGACCATTCGGCCCGCGTCCGTCTTCACCAAGAGGTGCTCCGAGGCCTTCGTCAGGGAGCCCTCGAAGCACAGCGCCGGCGAgctgcagcagatgatggccgcCTGCTCCAAGTACCACGGCCAGCTGACCAGAGAAGCGGCGATGg gccagggctttgaccgaCACCTGTTTGCTCTGCGGTGCCTGGCAGCAGCCAAGGGGATCGTCTTGCCTGAGCTCTACCTGGACCCTGCGTACGGGCAGATAAACCACAACATCCTGTCCACCAGCACGCTGAGCAGCCCGGCCGTGAGCCTGGGGGGCTTTGCCCCCGTGGTCCCTGATGGCTTTGGCGTTGGGTACGCCGTCCATGACAACTGGATAGGCTGCAATGTCTCCTCCTACCCCCGCCGCAATGCCCGCGAGTTCCTCCAGTGCGTTGAGAAGTCTTTAGAAGACATGTTTGATGCCTTGGAAGGCAAATCCCTCAGAACCTAG
- the CPT2 gene encoding carnitine O-palmitoyltransferase 2, mitochondrial isoform X2, with the protein MVPRLLLLRAWPRGPAAGPGAPCRPLSAGPGPGSYLQRSIVPTMHYQDSLPRLPIPKLEDTIRRYLSAQKPLLDDSQFRKTEQFCKSFENGIGKELHKQLVAQDKRNKHTSYISGPWFDMYLTARDSVVLNFNPFMAFNPDPKPEYNDQLTRATNMTVSAIRFLKTLRAGLLEPEVFHLNPARSDTNTFKKLIRFVPSSLSWYGAYLVNAYPLDMSQYFRLFNSTRLPKPGRDELFTDEKARHLLVLRKGNFYVFDVLDENGDMVSPSEIQAHLKYILSDSSPVPDFPLAYLTSENRDVWAELRQKLATGGNEEALSKVDSAVFCLCLDDFAIRDLVHLSHSMLHGDGTNRWFDKSFNLILAKDGTAAVHFEHAWGDGVAVLRFFNEVFKDSTQTPAVTPQSQPATLDSAVAVQKLSFELSDALKAGISAAREKFDATVRTLTVDCLQFQRGGKEFLKKQKLSPDAVAQLAFQMAFLRQYGRTVATYESCSTAAFKHGRTETIRPASVFTKRCSEAFVREPSKHSAGELQQMMAACSKYHGQLTREAAMGEAGARALTDTCLLCGAWQQPRGSSCLSSTWTLRTGR; encoded by the exons GCTGCCTATTCCCAAACTTGAAGACACCATTAGGAGATACCTGAGTGCCCAGAAACCTCTCCTGGATGACAGCCAGTTCAG GAAAACAGAACAATTCTGTAAGAGTTTTGAAAACGGAATTGGAAAAGAACTGCACAAGCAGCTGGTCGCCCAGGACAAGCGGAATAAACACACGAGCTACATCTCAG gCCCCTGGTTTGATATGTACTTAACTGCTCGAGACTCCGTTGTTCTGAACTTTAATCCATTTATGGCCTTCAATCCCGACCCCAAACCCGAGTATAACGACCAGCTCACCCGGGCGACCAACATGACCGTTTCTGCCATCCGCTTTCTGAAGACGCTCCGGGCTGGCCTACTGGAGCCGGAAGTGTTCCACCTGAACCCTGCCAGAAGCGACACCAACACCTTCAAGAAACTCATACGCTTTGTGCCTTCCTCTCTGTCCTGGTACGGGGCCTACTTGGTCAACGCATATCCCCTGGATATGTCCCAGTATTTCCGGCTTTTCAACTCCACGCGTTTACCCAAACCCGGTCGGGATGAACTCTTTACAGATGAAAAGGCTAGACACCTCTTGGTTCTCAGAAAGGGAAATTTCTATGTCTTCGATGTCCTGGATGAAAATGGGGACATGGTGAGCCCCTCAGAAATCCAGGCACATCTGAAGTACATTCTCTCGGACAGCAGCCCGGTCCCCGACTTCCCCCTGGCGTATCTGACCAGCGAGAACCGGGACGTCTGGGCAGAGCTCCGGCAGAAGCTGGCGACTGGCGGCAATGAGGAGGCCCTGAGCAAAGTGGACTCTGCCgtgttctgcctctgcctcgaTGACTTCGCCATCAGGGACCTTGTCCACCTGTCCCACAGCATGCTGCATGGCGACGGCACAAACCGCTGGTTTGATAAGTCCTTCAACCTCATCCTGGCCAAGGACGGCACCGCTGCCGTCCACTTTGAGCACGCCTGGGGAGATGGTGTGGCGGTGCTCAGGTTTTTTAACGAGGTCTTTAAAGACAGCACGCAGACTCCTGCCGTCACTCCGCAGAGCCAGCCGGCCACCCTCGACTCCGCGGTGGCCGTGCAGAAACTCAGCTTCGAGCTGAGTGATGCCCTGAAGGCCGGCATCAGCGCTGCCAGAGAGAAGTTTGACGCCACCGTGAGAACCCTCACTGTTGACTGCTTGCAGTTTCAGAGGGGAGGCAAGGAGTTCTTGAAGAAGCAGAAGCTGAGCCCAGACGCGGTGGCCCAGCTGGCCTTCCAGATGGCCTTCCTCCGGCAGTACGGGCGGACGGTGGCCACCTACGAGTCGTGCAGCACCGCGGCGTTCAAGCACGGCCGCACCGAGACCATTCGGCCCGCGTCCGTCTTCACCAAGAGGTGCTCCGAGGCCTTCGTCAGGGAGCCCTCGAAGCACAGCGCCGGCGAgctgcagcagatgatggccgcCTGCTCCAAGTACCACGGCCAGCTGACCAGAGAAGCGGCGATGggtgaggcaggg gccagggctttgaccgaCACCTGTTTGCTCTGCGGTGCCTGGCAGCAGCCAAGGGGATCGTCTTGCCTGAGCTCTACCTGGACCCTGCGTACGGGCAGATAA